A stretch of the Vigna radiata var. radiata cultivar VC1973A chromosome 7, Vradiata_ver6, whole genome shotgun sequence genome encodes the following:
- the LOC106767727 gene encoding salicylic acid-binding protein 2, whose amino-acid sequence MGSENKHFVLVHGACHGAWCWYKLKPRLESAGHKVTVLDLAASGINLQKIEDVHTFSQYSEPLLQLFATIPPNEKVILVGHSLGGLNIAFAMEKFPEKVAVAVFLTAFTPDTQHQPSYVLEKYNERTESAAWLDTEFSPCGSKTLMFFGPKFISDKLYQLTSIEDLQLAKSLARPSSLFMEDLSMQKKFSEDGYGSVPRVFILCTEDLGIPLEYQQWMIQNAVFNDVLEIKGADHMPMLCVPQQLFDSLQQIATKY is encoded by the exons ATGGGTTCAGAAAATAAGCATTTTGTTCTGGTGCATGGGGCTTGCCATGGAGCTTGGTGCTGGTACAAGCTCAAGCCCCGCTTGGAATCTGCTGGCCACAAGGTCACCGTGCTCGACCTTGCAGCTTCCGGCATCAACCTGCAGAAAATTGAAGATGTTCATACTTTCTCACAGTACTCTGAGCCTTTGCTGCAGCTATTTGCAACAATTCCCCCAAATGAAAAGGTTATTCTGGTCGGTCATAGCCTTGGGGGACTCAACATAGCATTTGCCATGGAGAAATTCCCAGAAAAAGTTGCTGTTGCTGTTTTCTTAACGGCTTTTACTCCAGACACTCAACACCAACCATCTTATGTTCTGGAAAAG TACAACGAGAGGACTGAGTCGGCGGCATGGTTAGACACCGAATTTTCTCCATGTGGAAGCAAAACATTAATGTTCTTTGGTCCCAAGTTCATATCTGACAAGCTGTATCAGCTCACCTCCATCGAG GACCTTCAATTGGCGAAGAGTTTAGCAAGGCCATCGTCACTCTTCATGGAAGACTTGTCAATGCAAAAGAAGTTCTCGGAAGATGGATATGGGTCAGTTCCACGTGTCTTTATTCTATGCACCGAGGACCTTGGAATTCCTTTGGAATATCAGCAGTGGATGATCCAAAATGCTGTCTTCAATGACGTTCTAGAGATCAAAGGCGCAGATCACATGCCTATGCTTTGCGTCCCACAACAACTCTTCGATTCTCTCCAACAGATAGCTACTAAATATTAA
- the LOC106766843 gene encoding salicylic acid-binding protein 2 — MSSEKCIDRKHYVLVHGACYGAWVWYKLKPRLESAGHKVSVLDLAASGTNMQKIEDVHTFSQYSEPLLQLLASLPPNEKVILVGHSLGGLNIALAMDKFPEKVAVGVFVTAVIPDTQHNPSYVLEKLIESTLGTNWLDTEFFKSENKTTIVFGPKFLSKKLYQASSIEDIELATILLRPGSLFIEDLSQQTNFSMQGYGSVPLVFIVSTEDNEIPLNFQLWMIQNAGINVEVLEIKAADHMLMISKPQELSHSLLHIATKYA, encoded by the exons ATGAGTTCAGAAAAGTGTATAGATAGGAAGCACTATGTTCTGGTGCATGGGGCTTGCTATGGAGCTTGGGTTTGGTATAAGCTGAAGCCACGCTTGGAATCTGCAGGCCACAAGGTCTCCGTGCTGGACCTTGCAGCTTCTGGCACCAACATGCAGAAAATTGAAGATGTTCATACTTTCTCACAGTATTCTGAACCTTTGTTGCAGCTATTGGCCTCACTTCCCCCAAATGAGAAGGTCATTTTAGTAGGTCACAGTCTTGGAGGGCTTAACATCGCCCTTGCCATGGACAAGTTCCCAGAAAAGGTTGCCGTTGGTGTTTTCGTAACTGCTGTAATTCCAGACACTCAACACAACCCATCCTATGTCTTGGAAAAG ttGATTGAGAGTACCTTGGGAACGAATTGGTTGGACACTGAGTTCTTTAAGAGTGAAAATAAAACGACAATAGTGTTTGGTCCCAAATTCCTGTCCAAGAAACTGTACCAAGCTTCTTCCATTGAG GATATAGAATTGGCGACGATCTTATTAAGACCAGGATCCCTCTTTATAGAAGACTTATCCCAACAGACCAACTTCTCTATGCAGGGATATGGCTCAGTTCctcttgtttttattgtttccACTGAAGACAATGAAATTCCACTCAATTTTCAGCTCTGGATGATTCAAAATGCTGGAATTAATGTGGAGGTTCTAGAGATCAAAGCTGCAGACCACATGCTTATGATTAGCAAGCCACAAGAACTATCTCATTCTCTCTTGCATATAGCTACTAAATATGCATGA